The Capsicum annuum cultivar UCD-10X-F1 chromosome 1, UCD10Xv1.1, whole genome shotgun sequence sequence gatgTGTCATTCCAATTTGAGACAGataaaatgggacagagggagtattatttttgtgaaataatattttaaaaagtaattaatgtttgattttaaaaatttaaacttaatTTGAAGTTAAAATTTAAGTTCGAGAaatagtttataatttatttttttagctctatgttcataattttaaatagttttttctCTTCATTAAAAAGTTACTCCTATTAGTTAATCacacataattttattttcaattccaACTTTataaatttctaataaaattaaacaaattgCAATTTGCATAAATAATGGCAAGTGGGTTTGGTTCTTGGctttttatggtattattattattattgttatttaggTATACAGATACAACTTTTTAGGCTCAAGCATGTCATATGGAGATATTGGGACCTGGTGATCAAGTACCCCACCTAAGtcaattttcatttatttctatctttttgctaggtatatttattttgtatgcgatatttatatattattataattttataataaaataaaaagaacatcAATACAACAATATGAATATGATTATTGTTCTTATCGTTGTTTATATAAGTTCCATGAGTGAATTAGGTTATATTATAATTGTTTTTGTGAATTTCTTAATTATCAAGCTATTAAATCATACTATAAAAATACGCGAGAGGGATCATGGAGATGAAAGTGAGAAGGAGGGTGAATTTTTTTGAGAATCAATGTAGTTTTATGTTTGGATGATCCATCTACCACAAACTCATCTACTTTGTGATGAGATTAATAGGGCAGTACCAAGAGATCAAGCGAAAGAAGGATTTATACATGATATTCATTGATCTAAAGACTTGTGATAATACTACAACGAAAATTTTATAGAGATGCTTGAAAGCTAAAGATGTTCCTATAAAATATACTAGagcgattaaggatatgtatgatacAGTTAAAATATGAGTGTGGATAACAGAAGGAGACTCAAAGCATTTTTCATTTTAATGGGGTTGCACTAAGGATCAACGCTTAATATGCATTATTTATCTTGATAGTTGATGTATTGGCATGAAAATTCAATGTTAGATGTCATGGTGTATGTAATTATTTGCAGAAAAGATAGCTAAATGAGGAGACTTGTAATAAAATTAACGCTAAACTGAAAGTTTGGAGACAGATTTTGAATCTAAGAAGTTCAGATTTAGCaaacaagataaaaatattttaagtataAGTTCAATGATTTGACCTATAAGGCAGGTATAGAAGCGAGACTCGATACCAATGTCACTCATATGAGAAGCAATTTCAAATATCTTGCGTCTATTATTCAAGAATATATGAAGATCAATGAGGATATCACTTATCATAACAAAGTAGGGTGGATGAAATAAAGGTTCACATCTTGAACCTCATATGGTAAAATGATTCCACCAAAGCTTAAACACAATTTATACGGAGTGATAGTTAGAACAATTATTTATACAAAATGCAGTGTTGGATACTCGAaatcccacattcaaaaaattgaAGGTTGCAGAAACGAGGATGTTACAATAGACAGACATACTAAGAGACATAAAATATAAATGAGGATATTCATGATAATGTGAAAGTGACTTCGATTAAGGATAAGATGTCAAAAATCAACTTGAAATGGTTCAAGCATATGAATAGGGGATATATAGATGCCCTAGTGTAGAACTGTGAGAGGTTGACTTATGATTTCAGGAAGTGATATAAGACTTATATGACATATGTAGATTGAAGAAGCAGCGGAGATACATGATCAGAGAGAATATGATACAATTTCAACTTATTAAGGACATGACTTTAAATAAGAGGTTGTGGATGATATGTATTGAGATAGAACGTTAGTATACAGTAATGATGTTGTCTTACTACCAATCCTTATTAGTATTTGTAGTATTATCcctgtatttttttatttctattatcatTAGTTAGGTTTTTATACTTCGGCTGTCATTGATATGTTGTAGTTACTCTATTGTTTTAGACTATTTTCTTTAAGCTAAAGAACTATTAAAAATAAccttttcatcttttaaaataaaagtaaaagtaaaatcTACATAcactatatttttttcataatcaaCATTATAAGATTTATACGACATATGTTGTCATTATTATATTAATAGCTTCTTAATTACGCGAGAAATcacttattttaaataaaattttaaaaataaaatcacctcttatatttcaaaacaataaaataattttgattttttagtcCATGCTTAATATCTGCTATGAAATTCGATTAGTTTGAATCTATCTCAAAATGTAAAATGGCTATATactcaaaactataaaataaaaaaattaaattaaaaataacataattactTACCACTTGTATAATCAGCGTTGATAGTATCaactaagtactacttgaatatcttattaaaataattattttaatttataaaatttaaaaaatagtatatTCTTTCAATAATATTTCTATCATTTACttattcataaaatataaattaatattctTAAAgtataattgataaaattatttttataaaaaatcaaactcTAATTAATATTCTATTAAAGAGAGTGTTAAGTTAATAAATATCAGATAAAATATAACGGTGAAAGTATATGTAAATATTAAGTTTTCCTTCGTGCGCATTTTActtgtcataatttttcaaattgaatttttatttttgacatattaagaaagcataatttttttttttaattttagcattaattttttgttaaattaatttcaaaatacagttataaatattatttaaagatATTATAATGAAATACTTATACTAATAATTACTATTTCTcctgtttaaaaaaaatgacctatttttttcgtatatttaaaaaagaatgatttctttcttttttttagtaattttttaattttaattttttaaatgatatgtttaaaatcacaagattgaaaaatatttttgaaaaatattttgatacatttcctagaatttaaaaattatttttattttttaaaattctatatgaagtcaaattagattattattttttaaagagagAGCacaggtaaaaaaaaaaaaaaagtggtaaGTTTAACGTGAATTGAGGGAGTAAAAGGGTAGTGTAAAGTAAAATTGGGGACCAATAGATTCACTTGCACGGAATCCTGAATCCCTGCAGTGGTTTACACTTCTCCCAAGTCCCCCATCCCCTCACTCACCCCACCCCCACGCCCCAAACCATAGACCCCACAACCCCTTCTTTATAATCAAACAATTTTTCACCTCAACTCCTCCAAATCCAACTTCTCCTTTCTCTCATCTTCCTCAACAAAAAAATGGAGTCACCATCATCAACAAGTAGAAGAAGACCATGTTTcattgaagaagatgatggtcTTGTCTCTATAGCTGATATTTCATGCAACAACAATAACCAAAatcatgataataataataataataacaagaacaaGGGTGTTACTAATCAGTACCCTTTAATTTCTAGGCCACTTTATTATACTGTTTCATCAAGAAGAAGAAATAGCTTGAGaaatctctcttctctttcttcttcatcatcttcttcttcatccttgtTGTCTCCAAGATCTGTTGTTACTGCTGCTAAGTACTGTGATGGTAGATTTGAAGAACCACAACAACATTTCTTGGATGCttgttttctttgtaagaaaagAATTGGTGATAACTCTGACATATTCATGTACAGGTTTGTCTTTTTTCTAACTtcatgttcattttttttttttgctttagatTGGAAAATGGGGTTCCTTTAAATTcttgttatattttgtttttgctgtaaagatttaatttttagttttggaaaaccaaaaaaaaggaTCTTTGTGGTTAATTcttgttgtgttttatttttaagctttaaagattcaatttttagttctaaacaaaagaagtttgatctttgtagttatgtttgttatttttcatattgtaAGTGTGGAAAATGGGGTTTCTttaaattcttgttttctttactttagctttaaagatccaatttttactcatgaaatcatgtaatatgAACAGTGAATTGTTATAGGGGTTAGCAGTTTGAGCTTCACTTATAGAAAgccaaccaaaaaaaataaattgttctTTGTGGTTCTGTTTGTTCCTTTGCCAATTGCAAAATGAAATCTTTGGGAAATGGGGTTCCATTtaagttcatattttcttttgttttgggtTTAAAGATCCAATTTTTATTCAAGAAATGACAATATTATGAACAGTGAGTCAGTGAATGGGTGTAGCAGTTTGAACTTAACTTCTAGAAAACAGAAGTTATGGAAACTTCGATTTTTTCCCCTTATTTTGGTAAAGGGGTTGCTTGAAAATATACTTTCTTCATATTCCAATGTATAGAAAGATCTATTTATCAAGAATGGTACATTCAATGGTTTATAGGACTTGGTGTCTATTACTAAAGAAATGGGGTTCctttaaattcaattatttttattccttctcctatttcaattgatttcttttccttattttgggATAAAGGGGTTGctttgaaatatattttattcatattccaGCATACAAAGATAttctaatttttatcaaaaaatggtACATATATGGTTCAATGATTTGATGTCTATCTATTAGTCAAGACAAGAAATGGGGTTCCTttaatttcccttttttcttaGCTATTCCATTTTTACTCAAAACTTATTGTAGTAAATATTATGCTACTTCTACCCAAAAAAGGGAAGAATTGCTCTTTGTGGTATTACTTCCAGTTTCAAGAAGAAATCTTTGATCTTGAAAAATACTTTTTACTCCACTATTTTCTTCATATGCCATCAAACAAGATCCATTTTTTAATTTGCAGAGTTTCTAATTGTGTTTGTGATTTGTGTATTGCAGAGGGGACACTCCATTCTGTAGTGAAGAGTGTAGGCAGCAACAGATAGAGATGGATGAAgctaaagagaaaaaaaggaacaTGTCTTCCATCAAATCCTTGAGAAAAAAGGACAAGAGACAATCCACTTCCCCCAACAAAACTGCATCTTTGAGACCTGGTACTGTTGCTGCTGCTTGAGCAAATGAATAATGAATCTACTTGTAGAAAAGAAATACTATTCAAGAAGGTTCATCTATGACCAATTagctatataaaaatattaatacaaGGAGTTCATAGGGAAAGGGGATGGAGATGGAACTTATGAAGAAAGAATATACTGAagagttttcttttttctttttttattttactatagaGTATTAAGTTGTGTTATGATGTGAAAATGTTGAGGAAGTGGAGAGGAGGCTTGTAATGCTCTCTGAAAAAGTGGAAAAAAGATGATGGCTCTTTTTTTTGGGTTTTGCCCCAAGTTTTTTTTGTGCTCCTTTTTGGGGGTTCTCTTGGGTTTTCACTGTGTAATGAGAAGCAATAACAAGGAAAGTTCTCCTATCTCTATTGTTTTGAGTATGCTTTTCAATTCTCTCGTTCTTTCTCCCTTTGAGGGTTGATGTATATTTACCTTCTTTCCCTATTGAAGGGAGCTCCGAACACCGGTAACATTATCTCCTTGTGGTTTATATGTTACGGGTTTGAACCATGGAAGCAGTGTTATTGCAAGTATGTCGCAGGTTTGAATCGTGGAAGTAGTGTTATTGCAAAGTATGGTGCAGGTTTGAACCGTGGAAGCAGTCTTTAATGCATGTACTAGGATAGGCTGTTTATGTCGCACCTTTCGAGGTGTGGCTTTTTCTTGGATCAGGCTAATGTGGGATTTTTGGCTAAATGCAGAATGTTTTGTGCATTATATGGTCTTGTTTTGCTCTTTGTTAAAACTGGTGTTTGCATCTCTTTGAACTTGAGTGGTCTTGTTTTGCACTTTGTTAAAACTGGTGTTTGCATCTCTTTGAACTTGAGGATTAGCTGAATTTAATTTGTTCCAAAACAAGAACTTGAAGAGGCTCAGTTCAATTTGTTGGATGGATGCCACAAACCATTAATCTTAGGTCTATACAAAGTGAGCTGATTTTAGAATTGGCATAGGTAACACAAATTATGATGACATATTACCTCTATGCCCTTCAACTTTGGAGGTAGGCGTAGGTAACACACACATCCTATAGGATGACATAATACACGTAGAATGTTATATAGAATATGAATTGCTGCATAGGAAGTATGTTTATTTGTACACTATACACTTAGGTAGGAGGACGTAGATTCAATTCGAAGCGAAGTTAAACTTGACCTAAGATCATCTCTATATCCTTTTAACTTTGGAAGTGCAAAAACAGGCATAGACAATTTAACTTAACGTAAAGTTAATAACACAGTTAATAACACACGCATACTATATGATGACATAATACACGTAGAACATCACATAGGATGTATTATTGCTTTAAAATTTTAAACCTGCTACAGAGTTGTTGAGAGGTAGGAGAAACAATTCTTAGGAGGAGTTTGAGTGCTGATTTTTTTTTTGCCCTTTTGGATCATGTGTTAAATTTCTTAACAatgatatgaatatttttc is a genomic window containing:
- the LOC107869037 gene encoding FCS-Like Zinc finger 1; this encodes MESPSSTSRRRPCFIEEDDGLVSIADISCNNNNQNHDNNNNNNKNKGVTNQYPLISRPLYYTVSSRRRNSLRNLSSLSSSSSSSSSLLSPRSVVTAAKYCDGRFEEPQQHFLDACFLCKKRIGDNSDIFMYRGDTPFCSEECRQQQIEMDEAKEKKRNMSSIKSLRKKDKRQSTSPNKTASLRPGTVAAA